From a single Calothrix sp. NIES-2098 genomic region:
- a CDS encoding putative lipoprotein produces MRSKYQGINFTGINRRYFLLGTGSTILSVLFASCTSNKNSSNTQPSSQAVSQSTTQPAKTALLKVGSRNTTTEDVLKYIKKEIAPSQGFDFEIVTIADSVKINDALKGGEIDANFFQHEPFMKQAAKRLSADFVMLNRSYTTITGLYSKRLKIKSVNEVPVGATIAISNDDSNQDRALKFLKHINLINLKEKSSEYFSVKDVIDHPKKLQIKELDNYAIVRALDDLDLAVTSASFLVQAKVNLEPIILDEVGMANKNYAVGLATVQSKVNDPNIQKLNQLVIDPKLKEYINNYLKGTIAPAF; encoded by the coding sequence ATGAGGAGTAAATATCAAGGAATTAATTTTACAGGCATCAACCGCCGCTATTTTCTGCTAGGAACGGGAAGCACAATTTTATCCGTTCTTTTCGCGAGTTGTACATCAAATAAAAATTCCTCTAATACTCAACCAAGTAGCCAAGCAGTTAGCCAATCCACTACTCAGCCAGCTAAGACAGCTTTACTGAAAGTCGGTTCTCGTAATACTACCACTGAAGATGTTTTAAAGTACATTAAAAAAGAAATAGCCCCTAGTCAAGGCTTCGACTTTGAGATTGTGACTATCGCTGATTCGGTGAAAATTAACGATGCTCTTAAGGGTGGAGAAATCGATGCTAATTTTTTCCAGCATGAACCATTTATGAAACAAGCCGCCAAAAGACTCAGCGCGGATTTTGTGATGTTAAATCGCAGTTATACTACAATAACTGGACTCTACTCTAAACGGCTCAAAATCAAATCAGTGAATGAAGTTCCTGTAGGGGCAACAATCGCAATTTCTAATGATGATAGCAATCAGGATCGTGCTCTAAAATTCCTCAAACACATCAACTTAATCAATTTAAAAGAAAAGTCAAGTGAGTATTTTAGTGTCAAGGATGTTATTGATCATCCCAAAAAACTGCAAATTAAGGAATTAGATAATTACGCCATTGTCAGAGCTTTGGATGATTTAGATTTAGCTGTGACATCTGCATCTTTTCTAGTCCAAGCAAAGGTAAACCTAGAACCCATTATCTTAGATGAAGTTGGTATGGCTAACAAAAATTATGCTGTGGGACTAGCAACTGTACAATCAAAGGTCAACGATCCAAATATTCAAAAACTCAATCAATTAGTTATAGATCCTAAATTGAAGGAGTATATCAACAACTACCTTAAAGGTACGATCGCCCCGGCTTTTTAA
- a CDS encoding putative lipoprotein, which translates to MRINRRYFLLGTGSAITSTLFASCSSNQNSSTSQSTNQPISQSTKTAQLKVGSRNTVSEDILKFIQKDLAPSQNLDFQIVTIGDSVKINDALKNGEIDANLFQHELFMKQAAKRLNADFVMLNRSYTTVYALYSKRLKIKSVNEIPVGATIGISNDDSNQDRALKFLKHLDLINLKEKSGDYYTVQDVIAHPKKLQIKELDNYAIGRGLDDLDLGIAYSSLLLQAKITLTPIVLDEIGMADKKYATGLATVQAKSNDANIQKLNQLVIDPKLKDFINANYKGTIVPSF; encoded by the coding sequence ATGAGAATCAACCGCCGATATTTTCTGCTAGGAACAGGAAGCGCTATTACATCAACTCTTTTCGCCAGTTGTTCATCAAACCAAAATTCCTCAACTAGTCAATCAACCAACCAACCAATTAGCCAATCAACTAAAACCGCACAACTCAAAGTTGGTTCTCGCAATACTGTTTCAGAAGATATATTGAAATTCATTCAAAAAGACCTTGCTCCTAGTCAAAATTTAGACTTTCAAATTGTGACAATTGGTGATTCGGTAAAGATTAACGATGCCCTAAAAAATGGGGAAATAGATGCTAATCTTTTCCAGCATGAACTATTTATGAAACAAGCTGCCAAAAGACTAAATGCAGATTTTGTCATGCTCAATCGCAGCTATACTACTGTATATGCACTTTACTCAAAACGACTCAAAATAAAATCTGTTAACGAAATTCCTGTAGGGGCAACTATTGGCATTTCTAATGATGATAGCAATCAGGATCGCGCTTTAAAATTTCTCAAACACCTAGATTTAATTAACTTAAAAGAAAAATCAGGTGATTATTACACTGTACAAGATGTCATAGCCCATCCTAAAAAGCTGCAAATTAAGGAATTAGATAATTATGCCATTGGCAGAGGATTGGACGACCTCGATTTAGGTATTGCATATTCATCTCTACTTCTCCAAGCCAAAATCACTCTAACTCCCATTGTTTTAGATGAAATTGGTATGGCAGATAAAAAATATGCTACAGGCTTGGCAACTGTACAAGCAAAATCTAATGATGCCAATATTCAAAAATTAAATCAATTGGTTATCGATCCCAAATTGAAGGATTTTATCAACGCCAACTACAAAGGTACTATCGTACCTTCATTCTAA
- a CDS encoding putative acyl-CoA dehydrogenase, whose product MIQPVEKAIDSTFEFSTPVTANSPALQALFDFIALGAIERERDRILPYDVIDLIRRSKLGALRIPVAEGGGGANVRELFEVVIRLGDADPNVAHILRNHFFVTEQILRSARSDRNRRWLKAAVDGAIIGLAATELEAKRAGSGEVVSTKLTPDGNGYRLNGIKYYSTGSLFADLIYVRLLTLDGIVAIAIIPTNREGITLVDDWDGFGQRLTGSGTTTFTNVRVEADEVIKETDPDADNVPYKVVAHLILTAVNAGIIRSVLRDAKNLVLKRPRTFYHSVSEQASDDPLLQQTVGQLSANAFAAEAIVLAADALDRLNLALSQGEEAKNAAALNASLLAAKAKLIVDDLTLRSATLLFEVGGASSTKTVYNLDRHWRNARTLSSHNPSHFKARAIGDYEINGTALPIGGFF is encoded by the coding sequence ATGATTCAACCTGTAGAAAAAGCTATAGATTCTACATTCGAGTTCTCAACTCCAGTTACCGCCAACTCGCCGGCACTGCAAGCGCTTTTCGATTTCATTGCGCTGGGGGCTATTGAGAGAGAACGCGATCGCATCCTGCCCTATGATGTTATTGACCTGATACGGCGTTCTAAGTTAGGTGCATTACGCATCCCTGTTGCTGAAGGTGGTGGTGGTGCTAATGTCCGCGAACTATTTGAAGTTGTGATTCGCTTGGGGGATGCCGATCCCAACGTTGCACATATTCTGCGGAATCATTTCTTTGTCACAGAGCAGATTTTACGTTCTGCACGGAGCGATCGCAACCGTCGTTGGCTAAAGGCGGCTGTCGATGGTGCAATTATTGGACTCGCCGCCACTGAATTAGAAGCCAAACGCGCGGGGAGTGGTGAAGTAGTCAGTACCAAATTAACGCCTGATGGCAACGGCTATCGTCTGAACGGTATCAAGTACTATAGTACAGGCAGTTTGTTTGCAGACCTAATTTATGTAAGGCTGCTGACTCTCGATGGCATTGTTGCGATCGCTATTATTCCCACCAATCGCGAAGGAATTACCCTAGTAGACGACTGGGACGGCTTTGGGCAAAGGCTGACTGGTTCGGGAACTACAACATTCACAAATGTTCGCGTCGAAGCAGATGAAGTGATCAAAGAAACCGATCCAGATGCAGACAATGTACCCTACAAAGTTGTCGCCCACTTAATTCTGACTGCGGTGAACGCAGGGATTATCCGCAGCGTTTTACGCGATGCCAAAAATCTAGTTCTCAAACGTCCGAGAACCTTTTACCATTCCGTATCTGAGCAAGCCAGCGACGATCCATTATTGCAGCAAACCGTCGGTCAACTTTCTGCTAATGCCTTTGCAGCTGAAGCGATCGTTTTAGCAGCAGATGCCCTCGATCGTCTCAATCTTGCACTATCACAAGGTGAAGAAGCTAAAAACGCTGCGGCATTAAATGCTTCTTTGCTTGCTGCCAAAGCAAAATTGATAGTAGACGATTTAACGCTGCGTTCAGCCACCCTACTATTTGAAGTCGGTGGCGCTTCCAGCACTAAGACTGTTTACAACTTAGATCGCCATTGGCGCAACGCCCGCACCTTGTCATCCCATAATCCCAGCCACTTCAAAGCCCGTGCTATTGGAGATTACGAAATCAACGGTACTGCATTACCGATAGGAGGATTTTTCTAG
- a CDS encoding putative acyl-CoA dehydrogenase: MPHAPYITMTQIEEKLIDSTLQFAAAVTPNSPELQTLLDYIALGASERDRDRILPYDVVELIRRSKLGALRIPVAEGGAGSTARELFEVAIRLGDADANVAHIVRNHFSVTERILRSERTERNRRWIKAAVDGAIFGSAATELELKRAGGGGVANTKLTPDGNGYRLNGTKYYSTGSLYADYLYVRLLTPDGSAATGIIPSHRDGVELIDDWDGFGQRLTGTGTTIFTNVRVEADEVILETDTDKDNLPYNIVPQLFLTAVNAGIIRNVLRDAISLVHKRPRTFYHAVAEQAADDPLLQQTIGQISANAFAAESIVLAAADALDRLPAAKAQGAESELAAALAASLSASKAKLIVDDLATRSATLLFEVGGASTTKKSSNLDRHWRNARTLASHNPSHFKARAVGDYEINGKPLPPRGFF, encoded by the coding sequence ATGCCCCATGCCCCATATATAACCATGACTCAAATTGAAGAAAAACTTATCGATTCTACCTTGCAGTTTGCAGCTGCTGTTACGCCTAACTCGCCGGAATTGCAAACTCTCTTAGACTATATAGCTCTGGGTGCAAGTGAACGCGATCGCGATCGCATTCTGCCCTATGATGTGGTTGAATTGATTCGGCGTTCTAAGTTAGGTGCATTACGCATCCCCGTTGCTGAAGGTGGTGCTGGTAGTACTGCACGGGAATTATTCGAGGTTGCTATTCGTCTGGGTGATGCTGACGCGAATGTTGCTCACATTGTCCGCAATCATTTCTCCGTTACAGAGCGAATTTTGCGTTCAGAACGCACCGAGAGAAATCGGCGCTGGATTAAAGCCGCAGTTGATGGCGCAATCTTCGGTAGCGCCGCCACTGAACTAGAACTAAAACGAGCCGGTGGTGGCGGAGTGGCGAATACCAAATTAACACCCGATGGCAATGGTTATCGTTTGAATGGGACGAAATATTACAGCACAGGTAGTCTTTACGCAGACTATCTCTATGTGCGCTTACTCACACCCGATGGCAGTGCAGCTACGGGGATTATTCCCAGCCATCGCGACGGTGTTGAACTCATCGATGACTGGGATGGCTTTGGACAAAGGCTAACAGGCACGGGGACAACTATTTTTACCAATGTCCGCGTCGAAGCAGATGAAGTAATTTTAGAGACAGATACAGACAAAGACAATCTACCCTACAATATCGTGCCGCAACTGTTCCTAACTGCGGTGAATGCAGGGATTATTCGTAATGTGTTGCGTGATGCTATTAGCCTTGTCCACAAACGCCCCAGAACTTTTTATCACGCCGTAGCCGAGCAAGCAGCAGATGACCCCTTATTGCAGCAAACTATCGGACAAATCTCCGCCAACGCCTTTGCTGCGGAATCAATTGTCCTAGCTGCTGCTGATGCGCTGGATCGCCTTCCTGCTGCTAAAGCCCAAGGTGCAGAATCTGAATTAGCCGCAGCTTTGGCAGCTTCTTTGAGTGCATCCAAAGCGAAATTAATAGTTGATGACTTGGCAACACGTTCAGCCACTCTATTATTTGAAGTTGGCGGTGCTTCCACAACGAAGAAAAGCTCGAATTTAGATCGGCATTGGCGTAACGCCCGCACTTTAGCATCGCACAACCCCAGCCACTTTAAAGCTCGTGCGGTGGGAGATTATGAAATTAATGGCAAACCACTCCCACCACGAGGATTTTTCTAA